One Rubripirellula reticaptiva genomic region harbors:
- a CDS encoding ATP-dependent helicase yields the protein MDAIFKNLTEAQREAVAHVDGPMLILAGPGSGKTRVVTHRIANMIQQGVQPWQIAALTFTNKAADEMRLRVNALAPNQPVWMGTFHRFCAQQLRRYATMVGLQENYSIYDTSDSKQAMKRAVLAAGVSTTHASPDQIASAISDAKNRLMTPEMMLGQTLRPLDTLAAKVYPIYQQQLLTANAVDFDDLLLHVANLLRENPELRSEMDRKFKYILVDEYQDTNLAQYAIVRALSIDQPNLAVTGDPDQSIYGWRGADLNNILDFEKDYPSVKTVRLEKNYRSTPNILRAADQLIRHNRRRKAKDLFTDHPEGDAVILRMFEDGYQEADGIADEIIRAITDEGMKPSDFAIFCRMNALTRSLEHALRSRSLPYQIINGVEFYQRREIKDLLAYLHLINNPSHDVALMRVINTPTRGIGNRTVERIRDFADYNAIPMLEAARRANEIEGLAKRAITMIGKFIKIYDRLAIKANSSLEDMIRYLVTETEYEAYLEKTAVEQQDANPMSNVDELITAAVEFDRQHPDDGSLEAFLEQVALVSDTDSIDGETDRVTIMTLHASKGLEYPRVFIIAVEDDLLPHKRSKETDAQFEEERRLLFVGITRAKEWLQMSCCKRRAIRGDTRPVIPSPFLNELPLDEMKRIESTGNRDWFDEEEDSYDQSYPDSWDLPDEGEPTSDTIAESAPIVAPAGFEIDEISQLPQEELAAAVKPKKKNNVIVAGLKTGADLLAGGAPPLMSYREGTQVRHAEHGEGTIIEVTGRGPKRTAKVQFDHGEHSFRLAYAKLEVL from the coding sequence ATGGACGCGATTTTCAAGAATCTGACCGAGGCACAGCGCGAGGCAGTCGCTCACGTCGACGGTCCCATGCTGATTTTGGCGGGACCCGGATCCGGAAAGACTCGCGTTGTCACCCACCGGATCGCCAACATGATCCAACAAGGTGTCCAGCCGTGGCAGATCGCGGCGCTGACATTTACGAACAAAGCCGCCGACGAAATGCGGTTGCGAGTCAATGCGTTGGCACCGAACCAACCCGTTTGGATGGGCACGTTCCACCGCTTTTGTGCCCAACAACTGCGCCGCTACGCGACGATGGTCGGGCTGCAAGAAAATTACTCGATCTACGACACGTCCGATTCAAAACAAGCGATGAAACGGGCGGTCTTAGCCGCCGGTGTCTCGACCACTCACGCATCGCCCGATCAGATCGCTTCAGCAATCAGCGATGCCAAAAACCGTTTGATGACGCCTGAAATGATGCTGGGCCAGACACTGCGTCCGCTCGACACATTGGCGGCCAAGGTTTACCCGATCTATCAACAGCAATTGTTGACGGCCAACGCCGTCGACTTCGACGATCTGCTGCTGCACGTCGCCAACTTGTTGCGTGAGAACCCGGAACTGCGCAGCGAGATGGACCGAAAGTTCAAATACATCTTGGTTGACGAGTATCAGGACACCAATTTGGCTCAGTACGCGATCGTTCGCGCCCTTTCGATTGATCAACCCAACCTCGCCGTCACCGGGGATCCCGACCAATCGATTTATGGCTGGCGAGGCGCCGACCTGAACAACATCCTGGATTTCGAAAAAGATTATCCGTCGGTAAAAACGGTTCGGCTAGAAAAAAACTATCGCAGCACGCCAAACATTCTGCGCGCCGCCGATCAATTGATTCGGCACAACCGACGTCGCAAAGCGAAAGACCTGTTCACCGATCATCCCGAAGGTGACGCGGTGATTTTGAGGATGTTCGAGGACGGCTATCAGGAAGCCGATGGCATTGCGGATGAGATCATTCGCGCGATCACCGACGAAGGAATGAAGCCGTCCGACTTTGCGATTTTCTGTCGCATGAACGCACTGACACGTTCGCTCGAACACGCGCTGCGTAGCCGTTCGCTGCCGTACCAAATCATCAACGGCGTCGAGTTTTATCAGCGACGTGAAATCAAAGACTTGCTGGCTTACCTGCACCTGATCAACAACCCCAGCCACGATGTGGCGCTGATGCGGGTGATCAACACGCCGACGCGAGGCATCGGAAATCGCACGGTGGAACGAATCCGCGATTTTGCGGATTACAACGCGATTCCCATGCTAGAGGCGGCTCGGCGAGCCAACGAAATCGAGGGCTTGGCGAAGCGTGCGATCACGATGATCGGCAAGTTCATCAAGATTTACGACCGATTGGCGATCAAGGCAAACTCGTCACTGGAAGACATGATCCGCTATCTAGTTACGGAAACGGAATACGAAGCGTATTTGGAAAAGACAGCCGTCGAACAACAAGACGCCAACCCGATGTCGAACGTCGACGAACTGATCACAGCGGCTGTAGAATTCGACCGCCAACACCCCGACGACGGATCGCTAGAAGCGTTCTTGGAACAAGTCGCCTTGGTCTCCGACACGGACTCGATCGACGGCGAAACCGACCGGGTCACGATCATGACGTTGCACGCTTCGAAGGGACTGGAGTATCCGCGAGTGTTCATCATCGCGGTCGAAGATGACCTGCTGCCGCACAAGCGATCCAAGGAAACCGACGCTCAGTTCGAAGAGGAACGGCGTCTGTTGTTCGTCGGCATCACGCGAGCGAAGGAGTGGCTGCAGATGAGTTGTTGCAAGCGGCGCGCGATTCGCGGCGATACTCGGCCCGTCATCCCCAGTCCGTTCCTGAACGAGTTGCCGCTTGATGAAATGAAGCGGATCGAAAGCACCGGAAATCGCGATTGGTTTGACGAGGAAGAAGACAGCTACGACCAGTCCTATCCCGATTCGTGGGACTTGCCCGACGAAGGAGAACCGACCAGTGACACCATCGCGGAATCAGCACCGATCGTTGCACCGGCGGGTTTCGAGATCGACGAAATTTCGCAGTTGCCTCAAGAAGAACTGGCCGCAGCGGTGAAGCCCAAAAAGAAAAACAACGTGATCGTAGCCGGATTAAAAACGGGCGCGGATCTGTTGGCTGGCGGCGCACCGCCATTGATGAGTTACCGCGAGGGGACTCAGGTCCGCCACGCCGAACATGGCGAAGGCACGATCATCGAAGTCACCGGCCGCGGCCCCAAGCGAACGGCCAAAGTTCAGTTCGACCACGGCGAACATAGCTTCCGTTTGGCGTACGCAAAACTGGAAGTTCTGTAG
- the topA gene encoding type I DNA topoisomerase — MAKSTGKTLVIVESPAKARTIGKFLGPNYVVEASIGHVRDLPAGKKEVPEKYKGESWAYLGVNTDDNFDPLYIVPDEKKKQVKKLKDALKGVDELYLATDEDREGEAISWHLQELLKPKVPVHRLVFHEITKEAIANALSATRKIDDSLVKAQETRRILDRLYGFDMSNLLWRKIGKGTSAGRVQSVAVRLIVDRERDRIAFVDSTYWDLDAVFLTDKKETLQATLSTVDGRRIPRGTDFDSTTGKLKNADLLQMDEKEANALAEKLRKADFKVTKVEVKPFTQRPLPPFTTSTMQQEAGRKLGFTAKRAMSAAQRLYENGYITYMRTDSTTLSKEAITAARDLVRSEYGPDFLHPDVRVYKGKVKNAQEAHEAIRPAGTPFRVPETVRGELDSDQFRLFDLIWKRTIACQMADAKKQRISVTIEGGGATFTASGTSILFEGFLRAYVEGSDNPDQELANKEKLLPNVSESDPLNPDALDPKGHTTQPPARYTEASLTQTLEEKGIGRPSTFASIIGTITDERRNYIVKKGSALVPTWRAFSVTRLMEQHFGTLVDYEFTAQLEDFLDSISRDEADRDDYLRKFYFGDDSTDKHNVGLKNRLVEKLDQIDAKESAMFSMGTPTEGEHREEVFVRVGKFGPYLEQGERTASIPDGLPPDEMDLAKGLELLEAGQVEEDPIGIHPETNKPIYLKVGRFGPYIQLGAPDDEEKRNQGLLQGMEVGDLTLELACKLLTLPRTLGDHPESKQPIQAFDGRYGPYIKCEKDTRSLPAGMSPLEVTFEEAMALLAQPKTRGRGTPKEPLKLYEKPSPITEKEVKILEGRFGPYVTDGETNASLRKGMDPKEMTFDAALDLLAERAAKGPTKKKKKKATKKKAAKKAAPKKKAAKKKTATKKAAKKKGVAKKKP; from the coding sequence ATGGCCAAGAGCACGGGCAAGACGTTAGTGATCGTCGAATCGCCGGCGAAAGCACGAACGATCGGAAAATTCCTAGGCCCAAATTATGTGGTCGAGGCCAGTATCGGGCACGTCCGCGACTTGCCAGCGGGCAAAAAGGAAGTGCCGGAGAAGTACAAAGGTGAATCCTGGGCGTACTTGGGCGTCAACACGGACGACAACTTTGACCCGCTGTACATCGTTCCCGACGAAAAGAAAAAACAGGTCAAGAAGCTAAAAGACGCACTCAAAGGCGTCGACGAACTCTATCTGGCGACGGACGAAGACCGCGAGGGTGAAGCGATTAGCTGGCACCTTCAAGAGCTGTTAAAGCCGAAGGTGCCTGTCCACCGCTTGGTTTTCCACGAAATCACCAAAGAAGCGATCGCCAACGCACTCTCAGCGACTCGCAAGATCGACGATTCGCTGGTCAAAGCTCAAGAAACTCGCCGGATTCTGGACCGCTTGTACGGATTCGACATGTCGAACCTGTTGTGGCGAAAAATCGGCAAAGGCACCAGCGCCGGTCGTGTCCAATCGGTGGCCGTTCGATTGATCGTCGACCGCGAACGTGACCGAATCGCGTTTGTGGATTCGACCTACTGGGATTTGGACGCTGTCTTTTTGACGGACAAGAAAGAAACGCTGCAGGCGACACTTTCGACCGTCGATGGACGCCGGATCCCGCGGGGAACGGATTTTGACTCGACGACCGGTAAACTGAAGAACGCCGATCTGTTGCAGATGGACGAGAAAGAGGCCAATGCGCTAGCCGAAAAACTTCGCAAGGCGGACTTCAAGGTCACCAAGGTCGAAGTCAAACCGTTCACTCAGCGACCGCTGCCACCGTTCACGACCAGCACGATGCAGCAGGAAGCCGGCCGAAAGCTCGGATTCACCGCAAAACGTGCGATGAGTGCGGCTCAGCGGCTGTATGAAAACGGTTACATCACCTACATGCGTACCGACAGCACGACGCTTTCGAAAGAAGCCATCACGGCGGCACGAGATCTGGTCCGCAGCGAGTACGGCCCCGACTTTTTGCACCCCGACGTCCGAGTTTACAAAGGCAAGGTCAAGAACGCCCAAGAGGCTCACGAAGCGATTCGGCCCGCCGGTACGCCGTTCCGCGTCCCGGAAACCGTCCGCGGCGAGTTGGATTCGGACCAGTTCCGATTGTTCGATCTGATTTGGAAACGCACGATCGCTTGCCAAATGGCCGATGCGAAAAAGCAACGAATCAGCGTCACCATCGAAGGCGGCGGCGCGACCTTTACGGCCAGCGGAACCAGCATTCTGTTCGAAGGTTTCTTGCGTGCCTACGTCGAAGGCAGCGACAACCCGGACCAAGAACTGGCCAACAAAGAGAAACTGCTGCCGAATGTCAGCGAATCGGATCCGCTGAACCCCGACGCGCTCGATCCCAAGGGACACACCACTCAGCCGCCGGCCCGTTACACCGAAGCCTCCCTGACGCAGACTTTGGAAGAAAAAGGCATCGGCCGGCCGTCAACATTCGCGTCGATCATCGGCACGATCACCGACGAGCGACGGAACTATATCGTCAAAAAGGGATCGGCATTGGTTCCAACGTGGCGTGCGTTCAGCGTGACGCGGCTGATGGAACAGCACTTTGGGACGCTGGTCGATTACGAATTTACGGCCCAGCTTGAGGACTTCCTGGACTCGATCAGCCGCGACGAGGCCGACCGCGATGACTATTTGCGCAAGTTCTACTTCGGTGACGATTCGACGGACAAGCACAACGTCGGGCTAAAGAATCGGCTGGTCGAAAAGCTGGACCAGATCGACGCCAAAGAATCGGCGATGTTTTCGATGGGGACTCCGACCGAAGGCGAACATCGCGAAGAGGTCTTCGTTCGTGTCGGAAAGTTTGGCCCGTACTTGGAACAGGGCGAACGAACAGCGTCGATCCCGGACGGCTTGCCGCCGGACGAAATGGACTTGGCCAAAGGCCTGGAATTGCTCGAGGCTGGCCAAGTCGAAGAGGACCCGATCGGGATCCACCCTGAAACCAACAAGCCGATTTACTTGAAAGTCGGTCGGTTTGGCCCGTACATCCAATTGGGTGCCCCCGACGATGAAGAGAAACGCAACCAGGGCCTGTTGCAGGGCATGGAAGTCGGTGACTTGACGCTGGAACTGGCTTGCAAGCTGCTGACGCTGCCGCGAACGCTCGGGGACCACCCTGAATCGAAGCAGCCGATCCAGGCGTTCGATGGCCGTTATGGGCCGTACATCAAGTGCGAAAAAGATACTCGTTCGCTGCCAGCGGGAATGTCGCCGCTTGAAGTCACGTTCGAGGAAGCGATGGCGCTGTTGGCACAGCCCAAAACGCGCGGCCGAGGGACACCGAAGGAACCGCTGAAGCTGTACGAAAAGCCGTCGCCAATCACCGAAAAGGAAGTCAAAATCCTGGAAGGTCGCTTCGGACCGTACGTCACCGACGGCGAAACGAACGCCAGCCTGCGAAAGGGAATGGACCCGAAAGAAATGACTTTCGACGCCGCCCTGGACCTGCTGGCCGAACGAGCCGCCAAAGGACCAACCAAGAAGAAAAAGAAAAAAGCGACGAAGAA